A part of Numenius arquata chromosome 2, bNumArq3.hap1.1, whole genome shotgun sequence genomic DNA contains:
- the MEMO1 gene encoding protein MEMO1 isoform X3, translating to MSNRVLCREASHAGSWYTASGPQLNAQLEGWLSQVQSTKRPARAIIAPHAGYTYCGSCAAHAYKQVDPNITRKIFILGPSHHVPLSRCALSSVDIYRTPLYDLRIDQKIYGELWKTGMFERMSLQTDEDEHSIEMHLPYTAKAMESHKDEFTIIPVLVGALSESKEQEFGKLFSKYLADPSNLFVVSSDFCHWGQRFRYSYYDESQGEIYRSIEHLDKMGMSIIEQLDPVSFSNYLKKYHNTICGRHPIGVLLNLAIVSAL from the exons GACCCCAGCTGAATGCACAACTAGAAGGTTGGCTTTCTCAAGTACAGTCCACAAAAAGACCTGCTAGAGCCATTATTGCACC CCATGCAGGATATACCTATTGTGGATCTTGTGCAGCCCATGCTTACAAACAAGTGGATCCCAATATTAC CCGAAAAATTTTCATTCTTGGGCCTTCCCATCATGTGCCCCTTTCCCGATGTGCACTTTCCAGTGTGGACATATATAGAACACCTCTGTATGATCTCCGAATTGACCAAAAGA TTTATGGAGAATTGTGGAAGACGGGAATGTTTGAGCGTATGTCCCTACAGACAGATGAAGATGAACACAGTATTGAAATGCATTTGCCTTATACTGCTAAAGCCATGGAAAG CCATAAGGATGAGTTTACTATTATTCCTGTGTTGGTCGGAGCACTGAGTGAGTCAAAAGAGCAGGAATTTGGAAAACTCTTCAGTAAATACCTAGCTGATCCTAGTAACCTCTTTGTGGTTTCTTCTGACTTTTGCCATTGGG GTCAGAGGTTCCGTTACAGTTACTATGATGAATCCCAAGGAGAAATTTATAGATCCATTGAGCACCTAGATAAAATG GGTATGAGCATTATAGAGCAGCTAGATCCTGTATCTTTTAGCAATTACTTGAAGAAATACCATAATACAATATGCGGAAGACATCCTATTGGAGTATTATTAAAT CTAGCTATTGTGAGTGCCTTGTGA
- the MEMO1 gene encoding protein MEMO1 isoform X4 — translation MQDIPIVDLVQPMLTNKWIPILPEKFSFLGLPIMCPFPDVHFPVWTYIEHLCMISELTKRFMENCGRRECLSVCPYRQMKMNTVLKCICLILLKPWKGQRFRYSYYDESQGEIYRSIEHLDKMGMSIIEQLDPVSFSNYLKKYHNTICGRHPIGVLLNAINELQKNGMNMSFSFLNYAQSSQCRNWQDSSVSYAAGALMVH, via the exons ATGCAGGATATACCTATTGTGGATCTTGTGCAGCCCATGCTTACAAACAAGTGGATCCCAATATTAC CCGAAAAATTTTCATTCTTGGGCCTTCCCATCATGTGCCCCTTTCCCGATGTGCACTTTCCAGTGTGGACATATATAGAACACCTCTGTATGATCTCCGAATTGACCAAAAGA TTTATGGAGAATTGTGGAAGACGGGAATGTTTGAGCGTATGTCCCTACAGACAGATGAAGATGAACACAGTATTGAAATGCATTTGCCTTATACTGCTAAAGCCATGGAAAG GTCAGAGGTTCCGTTACAGTTACTATGATGAATCCCAAGGAGAAATTTATAGATCCATTGAGCACCTAGATAAAATG GGTATGAGCATTATAGAGCAGCTAGATCCTGTATCTTTTAGCAATTACTTGAAGAAATACCATAATACAATATGCGGAAGACATCCTATTGGAGTATTATTAAAT GCTATCAACGAGCTCCAGAAGAATGGAATGAATATGAGCTTCTCGTTTTTGAATTATGCTCAGTCAAGCCAGTGTCGAAACTGGCAAGACAGCTCAGTGAGTTACGCAGCTGGAGCACTTATGGTCCACTGA
- the MEMO1 gene encoding protein MEMO1 isoform X2, producing the protein MSNRVLCREASHAGSWYTASGPQLNAQLEGWLSQVQSTKRPARAIIAPRKIFILGPSHHVPLSRCALSSVDIYRTPLYDLRIDQKIYGELWKTGMFERMSLQTDEDEHSIEMHLPYTAKAMESHKDEFTIIPVLVGALSESKEQEFGKLFSKYLADPSNLFVVSSDFCHWGQRFRYSYYDESQGEIYRSIEHLDKMGMSIIEQLDPVSFSNYLKKYHNTICGRHPIGVLLNAINELQKNGMNMSFSFLNYAQSSQCRNWQDSSVSYAAGALMVH; encoded by the exons GACCCCAGCTGAATGCACAACTAGAAGGTTGGCTTTCTCAAGTACAGTCCACAAAAAGACCTGCTAGAGCCATTATTGCACC CCGAAAAATTTTCATTCTTGGGCCTTCCCATCATGTGCCCCTTTCCCGATGTGCACTTTCCAGTGTGGACATATATAGAACACCTCTGTATGATCTCCGAATTGACCAAAAGA TTTATGGAGAATTGTGGAAGACGGGAATGTTTGAGCGTATGTCCCTACAGACAGATGAAGATGAACACAGTATTGAAATGCATTTGCCTTATACTGCTAAAGCCATGGAAAG CCATAAGGATGAGTTTACTATTATTCCTGTGTTGGTCGGAGCACTGAGTGAGTCAAAAGAGCAGGAATTTGGAAAACTCTTCAGTAAATACCTAGCTGATCCTAGTAACCTCTTTGTGGTTTCTTCTGACTTTTGCCATTGGG GTCAGAGGTTCCGTTACAGTTACTATGATGAATCCCAAGGAGAAATTTATAGATCCATTGAGCACCTAGATAAAATG GGTATGAGCATTATAGAGCAGCTAGATCCTGTATCTTTTAGCAATTACTTGAAGAAATACCATAATACAATATGCGGAAGACATCCTATTGGAGTATTATTAAAT GCTATCAACGAGCTCCAGAAGAATGGAATGAATATGAGCTTCTCGTTTTTGAATTATGCTCAGTCAAGCCAGTGTCGAAACTGGCAAGACAGCTCAGTGAGTTACGCAGCTGGAGCACTTATGGTCCACTGA
- the MEMO1 gene encoding protein MEMO1 isoform X5 → MSNRVLCREASHAGSWYTASGPQLNAQLEGWLSQVQSTKRPARAIIAPHKDEFTIIPVLVGALSESKEQEFGKLFSKYLADPSNLFVVSSDFCHWGQRFRYSYYDESQGEIYRSIEHLDKMGMSIIEQLDPVSFSNYLKKYHNTICGRHPIGVLLNAINELQKNGMNMSFSFLNYAQSSQCRNWQDSSVSYAAGALMVH, encoded by the exons GACCCCAGCTGAATGCACAACTAGAAGGTTGGCTTTCTCAAGTACAGTCCACAAAAAGACCTGCTAGAGCCATTATTGCACC CCATAAGGATGAGTTTACTATTATTCCTGTGTTGGTCGGAGCACTGAGTGAGTCAAAAGAGCAGGAATTTGGAAAACTCTTCAGTAAATACCTAGCTGATCCTAGTAACCTCTTTGTGGTTTCTTCTGACTTTTGCCATTGGG GTCAGAGGTTCCGTTACAGTTACTATGATGAATCCCAAGGAGAAATTTATAGATCCATTGAGCACCTAGATAAAATG GGTATGAGCATTATAGAGCAGCTAGATCCTGTATCTTTTAGCAATTACTTGAAGAAATACCATAATACAATATGCGGAAGACATCCTATTGGAGTATTATTAAAT GCTATCAACGAGCTCCAGAAGAATGGAATGAATATGAGCTTCTCGTTTTTGAATTATGCTCAGTCAAGCCAGTGTCGAAACTGGCAAGACAGCTCAGTGAGTTACGCAGCTGGAGCACTTATGGTCCACTGA
- the MEMO1 gene encoding protein MEMO1 isoform X1 — MSNRVLCREASHAGSWYTASGPQLNAQLEGWLSQVQSTKRPARAIIAPHAGYTYCGSCAAHAYKQVDPNITRKIFILGPSHHVPLSRCALSSVDIYRTPLYDLRIDQKIYGELWKTGMFERMSLQTDEDEHSIEMHLPYTAKAMESHKDEFTIIPVLVGALSESKEQEFGKLFSKYLADPSNLFVVSSDFCHWGQRFRYSYYDESQGEIYRSIEHLDKMGMSIIEQLDPVSFSNYLKKYHNTICGRHPIGVLLNAINELQKNGMNMSFSFLNYAQSSQCRNWQDSSVSYAAGALMVH; from the exons GACCCCAGCTGAATGCACAACTAGAAGGTTGGCTTTCTCAAGTACAGTCCACAAAAAGACCTGCTAGAGCCATTATTGCACC CCATGCAGGATATACCTATTGTGGATCTTGTGCAGCCCATGCTTACAAACAAGTGGATCCCAATATTAC CCGAAAAATTTTCATTCTTGGGCCTTCCCATCATGTGCCCCTTTCCCGATGTGCACTTTCCAGTGTGGACATATATAGAACACCTCTGTATGATCTCCGAATTGACCAAAAGA TTTATGGAGAATTGTGGAAGACGGGAATGTTTGAGCGTATGTCCCTACAGACAGATGAAGATGAACACAGTATTGAAATGCATTTGCCTTATACTGCTAAAGCCATGGAAAG CCATAAGGATGAGTTTACTATTATTCCTGTGTTGGTCGGAGCACTGAGTGAGTCAAAAGAGCAGGAATTTGGAAAACTCTTCAGTAAATACCTAGCTGATCCTAGTAACCTCTTTGTGGTTTCTTCTGACTTTTGCCATTGGG GTCAGAGGTTCCGTTACAGTTACTATGATGAATCCCAAGGAGAAATTTATAGATCCATTGAGCACCTAGATAAAATG GGTATGAGCATTATAGAGCAGCTAGATCCTGTATCTTTTAGCAATTACTTGAAGAAATACCATAATACAATATGCGGAAGACATCCTATTGGAGTATTATTAAAT GCTATCAACGAGCTCCAGAAGAATGGAATGAATATGAGCTTCTCGTTTTTGAATTATGCTCAGTCAAGCCAGTGTCGAAACTGGCAAGACAGCTCAGTGAGTTACGCAGCTGGAGCACTTATGGTCCACTGA